The genome window GATGCCCTCGTCGAGGGCGCGCTTCAGCAACACCCGCGCCTCGTCCCACGATGCACCATTCACGGAGCCGAGCCTGCTGCAGCCGAGGCCGATCGCGAGCGCCCCAGGAGGCAGGACGACGCTCACTCCGCTTTCCGCTTTCCAATGTCGGGCGCGTAGCCGTAGCCGTAGCCGTAGCCGTAGCCGTAGCCGTAGCCTCGGCCCTTGGTCGGGACCATGTTCATCACTACACCAACAAGGCGGGCATCGACCTGCTCAAGTCGGTCCTTGGACAGGCGCACTTGGTCCTTCGTGACCTTTCCGTGCCGGACGACAATGATGGCCCCATCCGCGTGAGTTGCGAGGAGCGCGGCGTCGGTCACCGGCAGGAGCGGCGGGGCGTCGATGATCACGACGTCGTAGATCGAGCGAAGGTGAGCGAGTAGCTCGTGCATCGCCCGGCTCTGCAATAGCTCGGCGGGATTCGGCGGCACAGGGCCTGAGGCAAGAAAGTCGAGCCCCGTTGTGTCGTCGTTTTGCAGCGCATCATCGAACTTCACCTTGCCCACGAGAACGCTGGTCACGCCGACCGCACCGTCAAGGCCGAGACGGATCGCGGCCCGCGGCCGCCGAAGGTCGCCTTCGATGAGGAGCGTTTTGACGCCAGCTTGGGCCATGCTCAGGGCGAGATTGATCGCGGTCGAGGTCTTGCCCTCCTCGGGCACGGCGCTGGACAGAACGAAGACCTTGTTCGGCGTATCAACATCGACGAACTGCAGATTGGTCCTCAGCACCCTGAAAGCCTCGGCGCGAGGCGAGTGGGAAGGGATCGCGGTGACCAAGGGTGTGTCCTTGGCGGTGGAATCGAGCCCAATCGTGCCTAGGATCGGCCGGTCAGTGATCTCTTGGATGTCGTTGGCTGAATTGATCCGGGTATCCAAGGTTTGGCGGAGAACTGCGAGACCGAAACCGAGTAGCAGACCCAGGACCAGACCCAGGGCGAGATTACGCTTTGGCTGAGGACTCACCGGCGTATCCGAGAAGCTGGCTTGGTCCACAATCGTCGCCTTCACCGGCGCTACAGTCTTGCCCGGAGGCGTCTCCAGTTGGCGGACCATATCCACCAAATTGCTGGCGTAGCTCTGGGCGATCTGCTGCGCTTGGTGTGCGTTCGGGTCGGTAACCCGAAGGCTCAGGTTCACCGTGTTAGCAGCAACCTGAGCGGTCACCTTTCCCGCCAGCTCCTCGGGACCCATCGCAAGGTCCAAGTCGCCGATCACGCTGGAGGCGAGCTCGCGGCTCGAAATCAAGTCCGCATATGACTGCACTCGCGCGATAGAAAACTGGCCGCCTTGTGCGATTTGGGCGGTGTCGTCTGCAGTGTTCACCGAGACAAAGAGGCGCGCGGTGGATGCATACTGCTTGGTCTGCGTCAGAGTTAGAGCCAATGCGACACCGGCGCAGATCGCAGCGATGATCAGGATCGAGATCCAGCGTCGGCGAAGGATTTTGAGGTAATCAGCGAGTTCCACAGGTGCTCTCCCTTTAGCAGGCGGACGTGACGGTGGCGCTGGTCGGGGCACCGGGGTCGATACTGGGTGTGAAGTTGACGCGGGCATCGCCGGTCTGGCCGGGCCCTGTGGTCATTCGCCAACTCATGTCGACGGATTCACCCGGTTTGAGCTGGATCCAGGTGCGACGCACGGTGCGGCCATCGATGGTCAGCCTGTCCTGGCGGTAGTTCAAGCTGTTGATGTCAATGGTCGAGACTGTGCCGCCGACGGGCGCGACGAACATGATGTAGACCAGCTGGTCCCCCTTCGGGACGACGCCTGTCTGGTCGCCCAGCACGTAATCCGGCAGCGACGTCGCTGCGTCCGCGGGCGCGTTCGACGTGATCGTCATGGTGGCGCGCAAGCCCTGCACCCCTCCTCGGCAGTAGGTCGCGTTGACGGTGGACTTGTAACGCAAGTAGTAGGACATCTTGCTCAACGTGCCATCCGACAAATAGACACCGACCTGTGGCGTGGTCTTCGCCGCAGCCGTGAGCTCGCCGGCGATCGTCGTGCCGGCGATCTTGGCCTGCTCACTGTCGTGGAAGTCGTGGACCAGGATGCGACGTTCGTTCGTCGCCTTGGTCAGCGCGTTGAGCAGGGCCGAGCGGGTGGCCTTCCCGGTGGTCACCTCGTCGAAGATCGCCGCCGTCACCTTGCCGAAGAAGAGGTCCTGCGCGTCAGGGTCCTTCACCCGGGCGTAGACCTTGCTCAAGAGCTCGTCGACCACGTTGTCCTGAGTGAGCTGAATTCCGTCGACCGTCACCGGACCATAGGCCCCGAGGAGATACGAGAGCGTCACGGCGTCGATCGAGAGGACACCGTCGATGTCGCCTGGCACCTCCTGCTCCCAGCGGGCCTTCCACAGGTCGGCGCTACGCGGGAAGTCGGGCGTCAGATTCGCGTCGAGGAAGTAGCGGCCGAGGTTCTCACCGAAAAGAGCCGTCTCCTCGTCGCTGAGCGGCAACACCGGCTTCGGCGCCTGCCCGAAGGAAGCTCCTGACCGCTCGTTGATCATCAGGAGCTTGCCATTGTCGGCCTGGAGCTCCGCCACCGCGCCGGGCAGGCCGCCCGTCGCGCGGATCTCTGCGTTGTTCTGCATGACGAGCAGGTAGTTCCGCTTGCCCTCGCCGCCGAGCATGGCCGGCAGTACCGCCAGCGCCTTGTCGGCCGAGCTCATCGAGCCGGCCGCCGAGTCGATCTGGGACTGGAGGTCCCGGAACTTCAGTTTCACCGAGTCCACGAAGTGGCTGGCGTCCTCGGACTCCAGGTCCTTCTGCGCCTTGGCGAACGCCTTGTTGCTGGCCGCGACGGGGGCCTGCAGCGCCTTGACCTGGGTGAGGTCGATGCCACCGCTGCTCGGCAGCAGGGCGTCGAGACCGCCCACGTGATTGATCAGCTCGCCGAGGCCGCTCGAGGCGAGCTCGTCGGCGACGCGGCTCACCGTCTGGACACCGTGGGCGTCGTCGCCGTAGCCCGGCAGCTTGGTCACCAGCGACCACACCGGAGACTTCGTGCGGGAATGCGCCGTGGAGGCGTCGGCCGCGAAGTCGTTGAAGGCCTTGCGGGTGGCGGCGTCATCGCCGGCCAGAGCCGCAGCCTTCAACGCGCGGGCCTCATCAGCGGCCGAGCCGAGGCTTCTCGCCGTGCTCCAGGCCAGCCAGCCGGCGTACGCAGCCACCAGGACTGCGAGGACGATCAGGACGCCGATACTCCAACGCCATGGGTGTTGCACTCGCACAAGGACCCTCTTCCGTCATCCACAGGGACCCGCCGACCCTAGCAACGCGACGTCACCAACGGGGGGTCACTCATGTCACAGAAAGAATGGGCCCCCGGTCATGAGACCGGGGGCCCATTCCAGCGATGTGGGGAACGAGGCTCAGTGAGACTTGATGAAGCGGATGAGGTTGTTCTTGCGCTTCTTGGTGATCAGGCCGGCGGCACGGAGCGCCTTGACCTGAGCGATGAACTTGCGCTTCTTGGCCTTGCTGAGCTTGCCCGACTTGTTGCCGAGGTTCTTGATGTGGCCGATGGTGGGCTTCTTCGGCGGCGTCTGGATCGGCGACGGCGACGGCGGGCCGTAGGCCGCGTGCGCCTCGCCGGCACCGAGAGCCATACCGCCGGTGGTCAGGACTGCGGTGGCCGCAGCAGCGGCGACGAACTTCTTGATCATGGTTTTCTCCTCCTGTGCCCGATCCCCTACCCGAGCATCGCTGGTCGAGTCCTTATCAGATCAGAGATCGGCGCCGAATGCACATCGACGGGCGACATTCCCCCAGTCGGAAACCGGGACTTCACCGACCTGTCTAGACCGCCCGTTCGGGCTACGTGACTGGGGTCACTGGTCCCACGTGGTCACTCGGGCAAAGGAAGCGGGCCCCGGTCGAGACCGGGGCCCGTTTCACGCCTCTGCGAGGCAGTGCTCAGTGGGTCAGCACGTAGGTGATCAGGCGACGGTGGCGCGTGAACGTGATCTCGCCGGCGGCGTAGAGCGCGTCGATCTTGCGGATCAGGCGAGCCGACTGCTTGATGTTCAGCTTGCCGGGCCTGTTGGCGAGCCCCTTGATGTGCTTGATCGTCTTCTTCTTCGGCAGGCCATGGATCGGGCTCGGGGTGGGCGGGCCGTACGCAGCGTTCGCCTCGCCGACATTCAGGGCCACAGCGCCCGAGCCGAGGACGACCGCAGCCGCCGCAGTGGCGATGAACTTCTTGATCATGGAATCTCCTTCTTCGCCAACGGTCCCCATGTGGCGTGAGCTGTCGGGGCTCAATGACATCAGATTTCTTGGGACCTTAGTCCCTTGTCTAGACCAGTTGTTGAGGTGAGGTGGCCTGGCCGCGGCCCCGAGATGGGCCTACGCATGCCTAACCGTGGAGGGCGGAGCACGTTACGGCCGCGGCAAGAAATAAATGTGGCGCCCAGTCCCTCAGGGACTGGGCGCCACTCTGCGGCACGATTTCAGGCGAGGGCGATCTCGATCTCGGCGATCTCGCCGGTCTGGGCGACAACCTGACGGTCGGTCACCTCAGCCCGAGGAGCGAGGGTGCGCAGGGTCCACTGGCCGTCGCCGGCGAAGAACCGGAAGTGGCCGGTCGCGCTGGTCGGCACCTCGGCGGTGAACTCCCCCGTCTTGTCGAGCAGGCGGACGTAGGCGCCGCTCACCGGCTCACCGGAGCGCGTGACCTGGCCCTGGATGATGGCCTCCTTCGCGACGTCGACGCCGGCGAGGGAGAGACCACCCGTGGTGGCTCCGCACATGTCAGGCCTCCCCGGGCTCGTCGCCCAGGACCACCGGCACGCCGACGAGGCTGCCGTACTCGGTCCACGAGCCGTCGTAGTTCTTCACGTTCTCCTGGCCCAGGAGCTCCTTGAGCACGAACCAGGTGTGCGAGCTGCGCTCGCCGATGCGGCAGTAGGCGATCGTGTCCTTGCTCCAGTCGATGCCGGCCTCCTCGTAGAGGGCCTTCAGCTCGGCGTCGGACTTGAAGGTGCCGTCGTCGTTGGCCGCCTTGCTCCACGGCACGTTGACCGCGGTCGGGATGTGGCCGGCACGCTGCGCCTGCTCCTGTGGGAGGTGGGCCGGGGCCAGCAGGCGACCGGCGAACTCGTCGGGGCTCCGCACGTCGACGAGGTTCTCCTTGCCGATGGCGTTGACGGCCTCGTCGCGGAAGGCGCGGATCGACAGGTCCTGCTCCTGCGCGGTGTAGGTGGTGGCCGGGCGCTCGACGACCTCGTCGGTCAGCTCGCGGGAGTCGAGCTCCCACTTCTTGCGGCCGCCGTCGAGGAGCTTGACGTCCTGGTGGCCGTAGAGCTTGAAGTACCAGAAGGCGTAGGCGGCGAACCAGTTGTTGTTGCCGCCGTACAGCACGACGGTGTCGTCGTTGCTGACGCCCTTGCTGCTCAGGAGCGCCTCGAACTGCTGCTTGTTGACGAAGTCGCGACGGACCTGGTCCTGCAGCTCCGTCGACCAGTCGAGCTTGATCGCACCCTTGATGTGGCCCTTCTCGTAGGCCGTGGTGTCCTCGTCGACCTCGATGAGGACGACCTTGTCATTGGTGAGGTTCTCCTCCACCCACTGGGCGGAGACGAGCGAGTTCTCGCGAGTCATGTGTGTTCTCTTTCTTCTTTGAGAGATCTGTGATCAGTGGGCGGGGTTGAGGCGTTTTCCGAGGAGGTACAGCTCGCAACCCAGACAGAAGCCGAAGGCGGAGTTGAGGATCGCGGCGATGAGCGCGAAGGCGAGGGCGACGTAGGCCAGCGGCGCGAGGCCCGTGACGATGCCGATCAGGGCTGCTGCCCCGAAGACCAGACCCACGGTCTGCGCGAAGCGCGGCGGAGCCGGGTCCTCGAGGTGGTCCGGCTTCTGCAGGCGCGGCCGGACCGCGGTCCTGAAGACGTACGCCGTCGGCGTGTGCTGCACGCCGCGGACGGCGCCGATCGCGAAGAGCAGCGTCTGCAGCGCGGTGATGACCAGCGCGACCGGCTGAGCCGAGTCAAGCGTCACGAGAGCCGCGAGGACCAGGACGACCGTCACCGCGGCCGTGAACCGCGGCCCGCGAGGGTCGATTCCGGAAGTGGACATGGCTGTAACCGTAGGGCGGCGCGAGGGGGCCACCAAGGCCGCGTCCCAACATGTGGACGCAGATCCAGTATGTGAGATCAGGAGGGGTGGGGCAGTGCTGAAAGCACCTGCTCCTTGCGCGGAGCGCCGGCGGCGCGGGCGATCTCCTCACCGGCGCTGTTGAGGATCAGTGTGGTCGGCGTACGGACGATGCCGAGCTCGCGGACGAGAGCCAGCTCCGCCTCGGCGTCGATGTCGACGTGCACGACGCCCTCCTCCGTCGCGGCGACATCCTCGAGGATGCGGCGGGTCACGCGGCACGGGGCGCAGAAGGCGCTGGAGAACTGGATGAGCGTCGCGCGCTCACCCAGCTCGTGGCCGTGCCAGGCGGCCGGAGGAGCCGGCGTCGACGTACGGAAGCGCCCGTCGGTGCGAGCGCGATAGAGACCGAAAGCCACGGCAAAGAGAACGGCGCCCGCGGCAACCCACACACCGATCATGTGGGGTCAACGCGGGCGCCGACTCAGTGATTCCTGACGTGGAACCTCAGCTGCCCAGCAGGCTCGTGAGCAGCTGGGTCAGCACACCGAGCTGCGTGGTGTCGAGCTGTGAGGTGTCGAAGCTGCCGAAGAGAGCCGTCAGCTGCGACGGGTCGAGCAGGTCGGTCAGCGTGCTGAGCTGGCTCGGGTCGAGCAGTGCCGTCAGCTGGTCGGCGCTGAGCAGGTCGGCGACGCCGCTGAGCTGTGACGTGTCGAAGCTGCCGAAGAGAGCCGTGAGCTGCGACGGGTCGAGCAGATCGGTCAGCGTGCTGAGCTGGCTCGGGTCGAGCAGCTCCGCGAGCTGGCTCGCGTCGAACTGGCTGCCGAGCGAGCTGAGCGTCGACGGGTCGAGCAGGCTGGCGAGCGAGGCCAGCTGGGTCGGGTCCGTCAGGAGCGCGAGCAGGTCAGCGGGGCTCGAGGGCAGCGTGGTCGTGTCGCCGCCGGTGCTGCCACCGCCGGTGGTGGTGCTGGCGTGGCACCTCTTCGAGGCGTTGTAGGCGTCGCCGTAGGCCTTGGCCCACGCCGCGTTGCGCGCGTTCGCACGGCGCAACCTACGCTTCGCCTTCTTGAGGCGCTTCTTGTTGGCCTTGGTGTGGTGCTTCCTGTACTTCTTCTTGGCCTTCTTGACCTTCCTGGCCGCCTTCTCCTTGGCCGCCGTGGCCTTGGCGTAGTTGGAGCCGGCGGACTTGGCCGCGTTGTCCTGGGCCGTGCAGTTGGTCGCGGCCTGAGCCGAGCCGGTGGTGAACGTGCTGAGTGCGCCGATCGCGAGCAACAGCGCGACCATCACCCCCACGAACCGCTTGAGTGCGGTGGTCATTTTCTCTCCCTTCGGGCCCACCCTGGCGGTGCGCCTGTGACATGACCCACAACGTAACGCTGAACGAAAGGTCACGGAGTGAAACGGTTCTAGCCATGTGACCTCGGTGTTTCGGTAGAGTGGCCGCACGATCAACACACCGAGGCTCAGCGTTGCGTCTTGGTGCTCCTGAATGGCAACGGAGGTTTCGCCATGAGCACCCTGCTTCTGCTGACCAGCGCCCTGCAGCCCTCGGTCGAGGTCCTGCCCGGGCTTTCCCTGCTCGGTCACAACGTTCGCATCCTGCCCGCGGAGGGCTCGGCGCTCTTGGAGGCGCCTGACTCCGACCTGCTGCTGGTGGATGGCCGGTCCGACCTGGCTCACGCCCGGGACCTGTGCCGTCTCATCCGTACGACGGGCTCCGATGTTCCTGTCATCCTGGTCGTCACGGAGGGTGGCCTCGCGGTCGTCTCCCACGACTGGGGCATGGACGACGTCGTCCTGCACACCTGCGGTCCGGCCGAGCTCGAGGCTCGGATCAAGCTCTCGATCGGTCGCCTGGCGGCCCTGCGCGAGGCTGCCGACCCCGAGGCTCACGTCATCCGGTCGGGCGAGGTCGTCGTCGATGACGCGACGTACACCGCCAAGGTCGGCGGGCGTCCTTTGGATCTCACCTTCAAGGAGTTCGAGCTCCTGAAGTTCCTCGCCCAGCACCCGGGTCGCGTCTTCTCCCGCCAGCAGCTGCTGCAGGAGGTGTGGGGCTACGACTACTTCGGTGGCACTCGCACCGTCGACGTGCATGTACGTCGCCTGCGCGCCAAGCTCGGCCCCGAGAACGAGACGCTCATCGGCACCGTGCGCAACGTCGGCTACCGGTTCGTGCTTCCCACGAAGGGCTCTACCGCCTCGTCCGCCGAGGCCGACGCCCGTATCGTCTCCCCCCGGGTCGACGAGACCGTCTGAGTCTCCCTTGCTCCTGACTGACGTTTCGGCCGTCCTCGCCATCGCGGGGGCGGCCGAAGCTGTCGATGGGGTGGCACCGCTCGACGAGGCGTGGCTCTTGGCGCTGCGCAACCGGCCGGAGTCGATCTCGGCGGAGGTGCGTCCCGACGGGTTCGCCCTGCTCCTCGGGACGGAGGTGGCGGTGGTGGTACGCCCTACGGCGCGCGGGCGCGGGCTCGGGGGCTCGGTCACTGCAGCGCTCCTCCACGATCTGGCCCCCGGGCGGCTGACGGCGTGGATGCACGGTGACTCTCCCGCTGCACGTGCCCTGGCGGCACGGTTCGGGTTCGTGGCGGAGCGTGAGCTGTGGGTGATGCGGCGCCGCTCGGCGGGGGTGAATGGATCCGGCACCCCTGGGCTCCCGGATCATTCCCCCGGCGTCGAGATCCGGGGGTTTCGGGCCGGGGACGAGGAGCAGATCGTGCGGGTCAATGCCGCAGCGTTCTCCTGGCACCCCGAACAGGGCTCGATGGACCTGGCCAACCTCAAGGAACGGATGAGCGAGCCGTGGTTCGAGCCGGAGGGACTCATCGAGGCGTGGGAGGGCGAGACGCTCCTGGGCTTCCACTGGACCAAGCGGCACAATGATCGCCTCGGCGAGGTGTACGTCGTCGCGGTCGATCCCGCCGCTCAGGGCCGGGGGCTCGGGCGCCTGTTGACGGTCGCCGGCCTGGAGCACATGCGGGAGCTCGACGAGGTGCATCTCTATGTGGAGTCGGACAACGTCGCCGCCGCACGGCTCTATGAATCGCTCGGCTTCACCCACTCCCCGGTGGATACGCACGTGCAATTCGTGCGCCCATAGACTCGGGGGGTGGCTTTCGAACTCCCCGACAACCTGCACCCCGACTGTGGCCCCGTGGCGTGGCTGCTCGGCACCTGGCGCGGCAACGGGCACGGGGACTACCCGACGATCGACGCGTTCGAGTACGGGCAGGAGCTGATCTTCACCCACGACGGTCGGCCGTTCTTCCACTACATGAGCCGCGCGTGGGTGATCGATCCGGAGACCAAGGAGAAGGTCCGCGACGGCGCTATCGAGACCGGCTTCCTGCGGTGCAAGCCGGGCCCGGAGACCGGGTCGGCCGCGCTGGAGTTCGTGCTGACGCACAACACCGGCATCATCGAGATCTGGTACGGCCTCGCCGCCGACGGCAAGATCGAGATGCACACCGCCGGCGTCGCCCACACGGAGACGGCCAAGGAGGTCACCTCCGGCAAGCGGATCTACGGCAACGTCGAGGGCGACCTGCTCTACGCCTATGACATGGAGGCGGTCGGGCAGCCGCTGCAGCCGCACCTCTGGGCACGGTTGAAGCGGGCCTGACATGGGCGACTGGCGCGAGGAGCTGCGCGCGC of Nocardioides sp. Kera G14 contains these proteins:
- a CDS encoding FABP family protein; translation: MAFELPDNLHPDCGPVAWLLGTWRGNGHGDYPTIDAFEYGQELIFTHDGRPFFHYMSRAWVIDPETKEKVRDGAIETGFLRCKPGPETGSAALEFVLTHNTGIIEIWYGLAADGKIEMHTAGVAHTETAKEVTSGKRIYGNVEGDLLYAYDMEAVGQPLQPHLWARLKRA
- a CDS encoding DUF4012 domain-containing protein codes for the protein MRVQHPWRWSIGVLIVLAVLVAAYAGWLAWSTARSLGSAADEARALKAAALAGDDAATRKAFNDFAADASTAHSRTKSPVWSLVTKLPGYGDDAHGVQTVSRVADELASSGLGELINHVGGLDALLPSSGGIDLTQVKALQAPVAASNKAFAKAQKDLESEDASHFVDSVKLKFRDLQSQIDSAAGSMSSADKALAVLPAMLGGEGKRNYLLVMQNNAEIRATGGLPGAVAELQADNGKLLMINERSGASFGQAPKPVLPLSDEETALFGENLGRYFLDANLTPDFPRSADLWKARWEQEVPGDIDGVLSIDAVTLSYLLGAYGPVTVDGIQLTQDNVVDELLSKVYARVKDPDAQDLFFGKVTAAIFDEVTTGKATRSALLNALTKATNERRILVHDFHDSEQAKIAGTTIAGELTAAAKTTPQVGVYLSDGTLSKMSYYLRYKSTVNATYCRGGVQGLRATMTITSNAPADAATSLPDYVLGDQTGVVPKGDQLVYIMFVAPVGGTVSTIDINSLNYRQDRLTIDGRTVRRTWIQLKPGESVDMSWRMTTGPGQTGDARVNFTPSIDPGAPTSATVTSAC
- a CDS encoding DUF1416 domain-containing protein — its product is MCGATTGGLSLAGVDVAKEAIIQGQVTRSGEPVSGAYVRLLDKTGEFTAEVPTSATGHFRFFAGDGQWTLRTLAPRAEVTDRQVVAQTGEIAEIEIALA
- a CDS encoding thioredoxin family protein — translated: MAFGLYRARTDGRFRTSTPAPPAAWHGHELGERATLIQFSSAFCAPCRVTRRILEDVAATEEGVVHVDIDAEAELALVRELGIVRTPTTLILNSAGEEIARAAGAPRKEQVLSALPHPS
- a CDS encoding DUF4395 domain-containing protein; amino-acid sequence: MSTSGIDPRGPRFTAAVTVVLVLAALVTLDSAQPVALVITALQTLLFAIGAVRGVQHTPTAYVFRTAVRPRLQKPDHLEDPAPPRFAQTVGLVFGAAALIGIVTGLAPLAYVALAFALIAAILNSAFGFCLGCELYLLGKRLNPAH
- a CDS encoding sulfurtransferase, with protein sequence MTRENSLVSAQWVEENLTNDKVVLIEVDEDTTAYEKGHIKGAIKLDWSTELQDQVRRDFVNKQQFEALLSSKGVSNDDTVVLYGGNNNWFAAYAFWYFKLYGHQDVKLLDGGRKKWELDSRELTDEVVERPATTYTAQEQDLSIRAFRDEAVNAIGKENLVDVRSPDEFAGRLLAPAHLPQEQAQRAGHIPTAVNVPWSKAANDDGTFKSDAELKALYEEAGIDWSKDTIAYCRIGERSSHTWFVLKELLGQENVKNYDGSWTEYGSLVGVPVVLGDEPGEA
- the mshD gene encoding mycothiol synthase, whose amino-acid sequence is MLLTDVSAVLAIAGAAEAVDGVAPLDEAWLLALRNRPESISAEVRPDGFALLLGTEVAVVVRPTARGRGLGGSVTAALLHDLAPGRLTAWMHGDSPAARALAARFGFVAERELWVMRRRSAGVNGSGTPGLPDHSPGVEIRGFRAGDEEQIVRVNAAAFSWHPEQGSMDLANLKERMSEPWFEPEGLIEAWEGETLLGFHWTKRHNDRLGEVYVVAVDPAAQGRGLGRLLTVAGLEHMRELDEVHLYVESDNVAAARLYESLGFTHSPVDTHVQFVRP
- a CDS encoding polysaccharide biosynthesis tyrosine autokinase, coding for MELADYLKILRRRWISILIIAAICAGVALALTLTQTKQYASTARLFVSVNTADDTAQIAQGGQFSIARVQSYADLISSRELASSVIGDLDLAMGPEELAGKVTAQVAANTVNLSLRVTDPNAHQAQQIAQSYASNLVDMVRQLETPPGKTVAPVKATIVDQASFSDTPVSPQPKRNLALGLVLGLLLGFGLAVLRQTLDTRINSANDIQEITDRPILGTIGLDSTAKDTPLVTAIPSHSPRAEAFRVLRTNLQFVDVDTPNKVFVLSSAVPEEGKTSTAINLALSMAQAGVKTLLIEGDLRRPRAAIRLGLDGAVGVTSVLVGKVKFDDALQNDDTTGLDFLASGPVPPNPAELLQSRAMHELLAHLRSIYDVVIIDAPPLLPVTDAALLATHADGAIIVVRHGKVTKDQVRLSKDRLEQVDARLVGVVMNMVPTKGRGYGYGYGYGYGYGYAPDIGKRKAE
- a CDS encoding response regulator transcription factor, with product MSTLLLLTSALQPSVEVLPGLSLLGHNVRILPAEGSALLEAPDSDLLLVDGRSDLAHARDLCRLIRTTGSDVPVILVVTEGGLAVVSHDWGMDDVVLHTCGPAELEARIKLSIGRLAALREAADPEAHVIRSGEVVVDDATYTAKVGGRPLDLTFKEFELLKFLAQHPGRVFSRQQLLQEVWGYDYFGGTRTVDVHVRRLRAKLGPENETLIGTVRNVGYRFVLPTKGSTASSAEADARIVSPRVDETV